In Saccharolobus solfataricus, a genomic segment contains:
- a CDS encoding MmgE/PrpD family protein: MEIAEKIAEFVSSVNYQNLSEKVIHEAKRRIIDAIAVARGALNSPPHLVNKNVVTYFLGSVPLLFGGNATPDFAAFYNTFLIRYLDFNDTYLSKEPLHPSDMIGAFLSLGSLFNLEGKDVIEAVAIGYEVGVKLCDATSLRKKGFDHVTFLQVGAAAGLAKMLKLDEKSTVNAISLTLVPNIALRETRSGELSMWKAGAAADASRKAVFGALLAKFGMTSPSKPFSGRLGFVNVVAKDFDSTVFNRLEDDGILKTSLKKYPVEYHAEAVVEAGKSFNVNVDDIIKIEVETYEAAKTIIADEEKWNPTNKETADHSLPYILAYTLIKKDFWLDAYDKEMIFNEKIRNLMKKITVIEDEKYTSIYPKELPVKVTIYTTKGKDTIEVRNPRGYYNNPMTDAEVEEKYLRLKGRKEELNILWNMEELKVKEIVSSIKGS; the protein is encoded by the coding sequence ATGGAAATAGCTGAAAAGATTGCTGAATTTGTGAGTTCAGTAAATTATCAAAATTTAAGTGAAAAGGTTATACATGAGGCAAAAAGAAGAATAATTGATGCAATAGCAGTAGCTCGTGGAGCATTAAATTCCCCACCTCATTTAGTTAACAAAAACGTGGTAACATACTTTCTGGGTTCTGTACCTCTACTTTTTGGAGGAAATGCAACTCCAGATTTCGCAGCATTTTACAATACTTTCTTAATTAGATATCTCGATTTTAATGATACTTACCTTTCAAAGGAGCCCCTACATCCTAGTGACATGATAGGGGCTTTCTTATCCTTAGGTTCCCTATTTAATTTAGAAGGGAAGGATGTAATAGAAGCTGTTGCTATAGGATATGAGGTCGGTGTAAAGTTATGCGACGCAACATCATTGAGAAAGAAAGGTTTTGATCACGTGACTTTCCTTCAAGTTGGAGCTGCAGCAGGTTTAGCTAAGATGTTAAAATTGGACGAAAAATCTACTGTTAACGCTATTTCATTAACATTAGTACCAAATATTGCACTTAGAGAGACTAGATCTGGGGAATTATCGATGTGGAAGGCTGGTGCAGCAGCAGATGCCTCAAGGAAAGCGGTTTTTGGAGCGCTATTAGCTAAATTTGGAATGACGAGCCCTTCAAAGCCTTTCTCAGGTAGATTAGGTTTTGTAAACGTTGTGGCAAAAGATTTTGACTCTACGGTGTTTAATCGCCTAGAGGACGATGGTATACTTAAAACCAGCTTAAAGAAATATCCAGTGGAGTATCATGCTGAGGCAGTGGTAGAAGCTGGGAAGAGTTTTAACGTTAACGTTGATGATATAATTAAGATAGAAGTCGAAACCTATGAAGCAGCTAAGACAATAATAGCAGATGAGGAGAAATGGAATCCTACCAATAAGGAGACAGCAGATCATAGTCTGCCCTACATCCTGGCTTATACCTTAATTAAGAAGGATTTCTGGCTTGACGCATACGATAAAGAGATGATATTTAATGAAAAAATAAGAAATTTAATGAAAAAGATTACTGTTATTGAGGATGAAAAATATACTAGTATATATCCGAAGGAGCTACCCGTTAAGGTCACAATCTATACCACTAAGGGTAAAGATACGATCGAAGTTAGGAACCCTAGAGGATATTATAATAATCCAATGACTGATGCTGAAGTTGAAGAAAAATACTTAAGGCTGAAAGGTAGAAAGGAAGAGTTAAATATTTTGTGGAATATGGAAGAATTAAAGGTGAAGGAGATTGTCTCAAGTATTAAGGGAAGCTGA
- the prpB gene encoding methylisocitrate lyase encodes MSQVLREADFLMVPGVFNPFTAILAKKVGFKAVYLSGAALTSSYGLPDIGLITLDEVAEMIRRIKEVVDIPIIVDSDTGFGEAMNVYRTVRVLEKAGADAIQIEDQRMPKKCGHLEGKEVVEPLEMVQKIKAALKARRDALIIARVDSRGVIGLDDAIERAKIYLEAGADIIFPEALTSKEEFTKFAKEVKAPLLANMTEFGKTPYIKAQEFKEMGYKYVIFPVTIFRVAAKAMKDALEVLLREGTQINLLDKMINRQQQYEIIDYFFYERLDKELGSIKLVRKL; translated from the coding sequence TTGTCTCAAGTATTAAGGGAAGCTGATTTCTTAATGGTTCCGGGAGTTTTTAATCCTTTTACTGCAATTCTGGCAAAAAAGGTAGGTTTTAAGGCTGTATACTTATCAGGTGCTGCTCTTACATCATCTTACGGCTTACCAGACATAGGTTTAATAACATTAGATGAAGTTGCTGAGATGATAAGAAGAATTAAAGAAGTTGTTGATATCCCGATAATAGTTGATTCAGATACCGGGTTTGGTGAGGCAATGAACGTTTATAGAACTGTAAGAGTCCTAGAAAAAGCAGGTGCTGATGCTATTCAAATAGAGGATCAAAGAATGCCAAAGAAATGTGGGCACTTAGAGGGTAAAGAGGTCGTGGAGCCTTTAGAAATGGTTCAAAAGATAAAGGCTGCTTTAAAGGCTAGAAGAGATGCTTTAATAATAGCAAGAGTAGATTCTCGTGGTGTAATTGGTCTTGACGATGCAATAGAGAGGGCTAAGATTTATTTAGAGGCAGGAGCTGATATAATATTTCCAGAGGCTTTAACCAGTAAGGAGGAATTCACTAAGTTCGCTAAAGAGGTAAAAGCCCCGTTATTAGCTAATATGACTGAATTTGGTAAAACCCCTTACATTAAAGCTCAAGAGTTTAAGGAGATGGGTTACAAATATGTAATATTCCCTGTTACTATATTTAGGGTAGCAGCTAAGGCGATGAAGGATGCCTTAGAGGTTTTATTAAGAGAGGGAACACAAATCAACTTATTAGATAAAATGATTAATAGGCAACAGCAATATGAGATAATTGATTACTTCTTCTACGAGAGATTAGACAAGGAATTAGGTAGTATAAAACTCGTTAGAAAGCTTTAA
- the zfx1 gene encoding zinc-containing ferredoxin Zfx1 has product MGIDPNYRTNFPVSGEHSGHKVYGTVEPPGKLGIHGTIVGVDFDLCIADGSCINACPVNVFQWYDTPGHPASEKKADPVNEQACIFCMACVNVCPVAAIDVKPP; this is encoded by the coding sequence ATGGGTATAGATCCAAACTATAGGACGAATTTCCCAGTTTCGGGAGAGCATTCTGGGCATAAGGTATATGGCACAGTAGAACCACCAGGAAAGCTAGGCATCCATGGTACTATTGTTGGTGTGGATTTCGATCTATGTATTGCAGATGGTTCATGTATAAATGCGTGTCCAGTTAATGTCTTTCAGTGGTACGATACACCTGGTCATCCTGCATCAGAAAAGAAGGCAGATCCAGTGAATGAACAAGCTTGTATATTCTGTATGGCATGTGTTAATGTCTGTCCAGTAGCTGCAATAGATGTAAAACCGCCATAA
- the sfsA gene encoding DNA/RNA nuclease SfsA, with protein MNESNSQDLTRVSPFYIKEGFSVYEFTEKLFEAYVIERINRFLVKVTLDGEEILVHLHDPGRLKELIYPGNLVLIRETKGNKTKFSITAAYANSRFIVLDSRLHNIIASKFIPKIYEKEVKVGNSRIDFKYDNTYLEVKGCTLVENEIAYFPDAPTERGRKHLKELRELMRKGFNAILLILVMRNDAKCFLPNEKTDPKFSVEFWDSIKEGLKVYIKTFSLIGNKIVYVGDIPLCKTNLT; from the coding sequence ATGAATGAAAGCAACTCCCAAGATCTAACTAGAGTCTCGCCCTTTTATATTAAAGAGGGGTTTAGCGTATACGAGTTTACTGAAAAATTATTTGAGGCATATGTTATAGAACGAATAAATAGATTCTTAGTTAAAGTAACCCTTGACGGGGAAGAAATCCTTGTACATTTACACGATCCTGGCAGATTAAAAGAATTAATTTACCCTGGAAACTTAGTTCTAATAAGGGAAACAAAAGGTAATAAGACAAAATTTTCAATAACTGCAGCTTACGCTAACTCAAGATTTATAGTATTAGATAGTAGATTACATAACATTATAGCCTCTAAATTTATACCAAAAATCTACGAAAAGGAGGTTAAGGTAGGAAATAGTAGAATTGACTTCAAGTATGATAATACATACTTGGAAGTAAAAGGCTGTACATTGGTGGAAAACGAGATAGCTTATTTCCCAGACGCTCCAACCGAAAGAGGCAGAAAGCACCTAAAAGAGTTGAGAGAATTAATGAGAAAGGGATTTAACGCAATACTATTGATTCTAGTAATGAGGAACGACGCTAAATGCTTCTTACCTAATGAGAAAACCGATCCCAAATTTTCTGTTGAGTTTTGGGATTCAATAAAGGAAGGATTAAAAGTCTACATAAAGACTTTTAGCTTAATCGGAAATAAGATAGTCTATGTCGGAGATATTCCACTATGCAAAACAAATTTAACTTAA
- a CDS encoding type II toxin-antitoxin system VapC family toxin produces the protein MRKYILDANIIFQFFSGSPNVKKYLLNNDEKFVNAVNLSEFAYHYARKFGLRASSVKLNYLLTFINLVEIDKTLAEIASKIRLKYNLSLDDSFLIATAEVIEGIVVASDHELAERTAKDYNVEFIL, from the coding sequence GTGCGAAAGTACATCCTTGATGCTAATATTATATTTCAATTCTTCTCTGGTTCACCTAATGTTAAGAAGTATCTATTAAATAATGACGAGAAGTTTGTTAACGCTGTAAATCTTTCAGAATTCGCATATCATTACGCAAGGAAATTCGGCCTTAGGGCCTCGAGCGTCAAATTGAACTACCTCTTGACCTTCATAAATCTTGTGGAAATCGATAAGACACTTGCGGAAATAGCTTCGAAAATAAGATTAAAATACAATCTATCCCTAGATGATTCCTTTCTCATCGCCACAGCAGAGGTAATTGAGGGAATAGTTGTCGCATCTGATCACGAGTTAGCAGAAAGAACGGCAAAAGATTATAATGTGGAATTTATACTCTAG
- a CDS encoding CBS domain-containing protein, with the protein MAITSRSLIKRSPVVVKVGTKAIDACKIMYQNNIGSVVIVNEKDYPVGIFTERDVLRAVACGKDLNDKVENLGTFGKLVTVKSNSSIGEIAEKMVKNNIRHIVVVDDEGKLIGVVSIKDIVNEKHVLDFLVRSELNWEGGTD; encoded by the coding sequence ATGGCAATAACTTCTAGAAGCTTAATTAAGAGATCTCCCGTGGTTGTTAAGGTAGGTACTAAGGCTATTGATGCTTGTAAGATTATGTATCAAAATAATATAGGATCTGTGGTAATTGTTAATGAAAAAGATTATCCAGTAGGAATATTTACAGAGAGAGATGTATTACGTGCAGTAGCGTGTGGAAAAGATTTGAATGATAAAGTGGAGAACCTAGGAACTTTTGGGAAGTTAGTAACAGTTAAATCTAACTCTTCAATTGGGGAGATAGCAGAGAAGATGGTTAAAAATAACATAAGACATATAGTTGTAGTAGATGATGAAGGTAAGCTTATTGGTGTTGTGTCTATAAAAGACATAGTAAATGAGAAACACGTTCTAGATTTTTTAGTTAGGTCTGAGTTAAATTGGGAAGGAGGGACTGATTAA
- a CDS encoding lactate/malate dehydrogenase family protein, whose amino-acid sequence MNIEKSLIYFRMHIYTRDNMVKIAFIGVGKIGQTIAYSVIFDGLASEAILYDIVPELPEKFEHELRHAIATRGLSTEVIGTNSLDDVTNADIILIMAGKPRKPGMSRRDLFIDNAKIQIDLAKQLPPKNPGALYIMVANPVDMMASVFMRFSKQFTISTGDAVETMRLRSYIAKKLKVPANKVTGYVAGEHGEDAVVLWSTVKVNGKPFEEVAKGLTKEEVENYVKSIPGEIIRVMGGTTWGPATIIKDIVRSVVFNEGRVMSIATPRTYQGEIIHISVPIVVGAEIGPSLEGVLPESDRQRLNKSVEDFYRVYKENLDHLLQTVKQ is encoded by the coding sequence ATGAACATTGAAAAAAGCTTAATATACTTTAGAATGCATATTTATACTCGTGATAATATGGTAAAAATAGCTTTTATAGGAGTAGGAAAAATAGGCCAGACAATAGCTTATTCTGTAATTTTTGACGGCTTGGCTAGTGAAGCTATACTATATGATATTGTACCGGAATTACCAGAAAAGTTTGAACACGAGTTAAGACACGCAATAGCTACGCGAGGTCTTTCCACTGAAGTTATTGGTACTAACTCTCTTGATGATGTGACCAATGCTGATATCATACTAATTATGGCAGGTAAGCCCAGGAAACCTGGAATGAGCAGAAGGGACTTGTTTATTGACAATGCGAAAATACAAATAGACCTTGCAAAACAGCTTCCACCTAAAAATCCAGGGGCACTATATATAATGGTTGCAAATCCCGTGGACATGATGGCATCAGTATTTATGAGATTCTCTAAACAATTTACAATAAGTACTGGCGATGCAGTGGAGACAATGAGACTTAGATCATACATAGCCAAGAAACTCAAGGTCCCAGCGAACAAAGTAACTGGATACGTAGCAGGAGAGCATGGAGAAGATGCAGTGGTATTATGGAGCACAGTTAAGGTTAATGGAAAACCTTTTGAGGAAGTAGCTAAGGGATTAACTAAAGAGGAAGTTGAAAATTACGTCAAGTCAATACCAGGGGAAATAATAAGGGTAATGGGAGGAACAACATGGGGACCTGCAACTATAATAAAGGATATCGTGAGATCAGTAGTCTTTAATGAGGGAAGAGTAATGAGTATCGCAACCCCTAGAACTTATCAAGGTGAAATAATCCACATAAGTGTTCCAATAGTTGTAGGAGCTGAAATAGGACCGAGTTTGGAGGGTGTATTACCAGAGAGTGATAGGCAAAGGTTAAATAAGTCTGTTGAGGACTTCTATAGAGTTTATAAGGAGAATTTAGATCATCTATTACAGACTGTTAAGCAATAA
- the agl3 gene encoding UDP-sulfoquinovose synthase — MKVIILGADGYLGWALALRLAKRGHEVIGVDNLYTRDAVREVGSDSAFPLPDPEERISAARKLLDVDITFYRADVKDFDKLHEIIQRHKPEAIVHFAEQRSAPYSMIDVNHANYTLINNLTSTINLIYSIIKVDPSIHILKMGTMGEYGTPNYDILESPFVEVEINGKKDKIPFPKWASSWYHWSKVYDSYNLMWANKVWNLTITDIMQGPVYGTRTEEIIDEKLRTRFDFDEVWGTVVNRYCVEAVLGLPLTPYGKGGQTRGFISLEDSMQALTILLEHPPSQGEYRVVNQIHEVYSVGQIANMVKEVGESMGLTVKIQNVNNPRVEKEEHYYNVETKILPSLGFSPKKNLKNEIRNIIEDLIPYKNRLESFKHVILPKTDWRRGRT, encoded by the coding sequence ATGAAAGTAATTATTTTAGGTGCTGATGGTTACTTAGGATGGGCTCTAGCCTTACGATTAGCTAAAAGAGGACATGAAGTCATTGGAGTAGATAACTTATATACCAGGGATGCGGTAAGGGAAGTAGGATCAGATTCCGCATTTCCATTACCAGATCCTGAGGAAAGGATTTCAGCAGCAAGAAAATTACTTGACGTTGATATAACTTTTTATAGGGCTGATGTTAAGGATTTCGATAAATTACATGAAATTATTCAGAGGCATAAACCGGAAGCAATAGTACATTTTGCCGAACAAAGATCTGCTCCTTACTCGATGATTGATGTGAACCACGCTAATTATACACTAATAAACAATCTGACCAGTACAATAAATCTAATCTATTCGATCATTAAAGTAGATCCTAGTATTCATATCTTAAAGATGGGGACAATGGGAGAGTACGGAACTCCAAATTACGATATACTGGAGTCACCATTCGTAGAAGTCGAGATAAATGGTAAAAAGGATAAGATTCCATTTCCTAAATGGGCGAGCAGTTGGTATCATTGGAGTAAAGTTTATGACAGCTATAACTTAATGTGGGCAAATAAAGTATGGAACTTAACTATCACTGATATTATGCAAGGTCCTGTATATGGTACTAGAACTGAGGAAATTATAGATGAGAAGTTAAGGACAAGGTTTGATTTTGATGAAGTTTGGGGAACAGTTGTTAATAGGTATTGTGTGGAAGCAGTATTAGGTCTTCCGTTAACACCTTATGGAAAAGGAGGACAAACCAGAGGATTTATCTCACTTGAAGATAGTATGCAAGCATTAACAATTTTACTTGAACATCCTCCTAGCCAAGGAGAATATAGAGTCGTTAATCAGATTCATGAAGTCTATAGTGTTGGTCAAATTGCAAACATGGTTAAAGAAGTTGGCGAGTCCATGGGGTTAACGGTAAAGATACAAAATGTAAATAATCCTAGAGTAGAGAAAGAAGAGCACTATTATAACGTTGAAACTAAAATATTGCCATCCTTGGGATTCAGTCCTAAAAAGAACTTGAAGAATGAGATAAGAAACATAATAGAGGATTTGATTCCTTATAAGAATAGACTAGAATCATTTAAACACGTAATACTACCTAAGACAGATTGGAGAAGAGGAAGAACTTAA
- a CDS encoding AbrB/MazE/SpoVT family DNA-binding domain-containing protein has translation MMVTKVHKKGIVVIPKEIREKFNIKERDEVIIYSDEYGIHILPKKSPEELFGIDRGKSLEELAKEHIKERETERAKVHP, from the coding sequence ATGATGGTCACAAAGGTACACAAAAAGGGAATAGTAGTTATCCCAAAGGAAATAAGGGAAAAGTTTAACATCAAGGAGAGGGATGAAGTAATTATTTACAGTGACGAATATGGGATTCACATATTACCAAAGAAGTCGCCAGAGGAATTATTTGGAATAGATAGAGGAAAAAGTTTGGAAGAGCTGGCTAAGGAACATATTAAAGAAAGGGAAACTGAACGTGCGAAAGTACATCCTTGA
- the gltA gene encoding citrate synthase, which produces MSVVSKGLENVIIKVTNLTFIDGEKGILRYRGYNIEDLVNYGSYEETIYLMLYGKLPTKKELNDLKAKLNEEYEVPQEVLDTIYLMPKEADAIGLLEVGTAALASIDKNFKWKENDKEKAISIIAKMATLVANVYRRKEGNKPRIPEPSDSFAKSFLLASFAREPTTDEINAMDKALILYTDHEVPASTTAALVAASTLSDMYSSLTAALAALKGPLHGGAAEEAFKQFIEIGDPNRVQNWFNDKVVNQKNRLMGFGHRVYKTYDPRAKIFKKLALTLIERNADARRYFEIAQKLEELGIKQFSSKGIYPNTDFYSGIVFYALGFPVYMFTALFALSRTLGWLAHIIEYVEEQHRLIRPRALYVGPEYQEYVSIDKR; this is translated from the coding sequence ATGAGTGTCGTAAGTAAAGGTTTGGAGAATGTTATTATAAAGGTTACAAATTTAACATTCATAGATGGGGAGAAAGGAATACTGAGGTATAGAGGATATAATATTGAAGATCTAGTTAACTATGGCAGTTACGAAGAGACTATCTACTTAATGCTTTATGGAAAATTACCTACAAAGAAAGAATTAAACGATTTAAAGGCTAAACTTAATGAGGAATACGAGGTACCTCAGGAAGTTTTAGACACAATATACCTTATGCCGAAAGAAGCAGACGCAATAGGTCTTTTAGAAGTAGGAACAGCAGCATTAGCCTCTATTGATAAGAACTTTAAATGGAAGGAAAACGATAAAGAAAAAGCAATTAGCATTATTGCTAAAATGGCTACTCTAGTAGCAAATGTATATAGAAGAAAGGAGGGTAATAAGCCAAGAATTCCAGAGCCCTCAGATAGTTTTGCAAAAAGCTTTCTTTTAGCGAGTTTCGCTAGGGAACCTACTACAGATGAGATAAACGCAATGGATAAGGCGTTAATACTTTATACTGATCATGAAGTGCCAGCATCGACAACGGCAGCACTTGTTGCAGCATCCACTTTGTCGGATATGTATTCTTCCCTTACTGCAGCCTTAGCTGCGTTAAAAGGTCCATTACATGGTGGAGCAGCTGAAGAGGCTTTTAAGCAATTCATTGAAATAGGTGATCCAAATAGAGTACAAAACTGGTTTAATGATAAGGTAGTGAATCAGAAGAATAGACTAATGGGATTTGGTCATAGAGTTTACAAGACTTATGATCCCAGGGCAAAGATATTTAAGAAACTAGCCTTAACGCTAATTGAAAGGAATGCTGATGCAAGGAGATATTTTGAGATAGCTCAAAAACTTGAGGAGTTGGGAATTAAGCAATTTTCTAGCAAGGGAATCTATCCTAACACTGATTTCTATTCTGGAATAGTCTTCTACGCTTTAGGATTTCCAGTATACATGTTTACTGCCTTATTTGCCTTATCGAGAACTTTAGGTTGGTTAGCACATATAATAGAATATGTAGAGGAACAGCACAGACTTATTAGACCAAGAGCCTTATATGTTGGACCAGAATATCAAGAGTATGTTTCTATAGATAAACGATAA
- a CDS encoding DUF429 domain-containing protein, which translates to MYCGIDLAVRRKTAVAILIDNEIKIIELVTNEEIIESCKVAKITAIDSPLSYHNGFRNVDKEMIKRKLRVLPPSFMKTLVQRAIQLKEKLYNVIETHPTSSMKIVGLNWKDLHEIKDYVDAALCAMAAMAYDLGYAEEIRADDGIIYLVSKRFPFELKRKNYFEFYLKGPK; encoded by the coding sequence ATGTATTGTGGAATCGATCTGGCAGTAAGAAGAAAGACTGCAGTAGCAATACTCATAGACAACGAGATAAAAATCATCGAACTAGTAACAAACGAGGAAATTATTGAAAGTTGTAAGGTAGCGAAAATTACTGCCATAGATTCTCCTCTTTCTTATCACAACGGTTTTAGAAATGTAGATAAGGAAATGATAAAAAGAAAACTGAGGGTATTGCCTCCATCCTTCATGAAAACCCTCGTGCAAAGGGCTATCCAATTGAAGGAAAAATTATATAATGTAATTGAGACTCATCCAACATCTTCCATGAAGATTGTAGGTTTGAATTGGAAAGACTTACATGAAATTAAGGATTATGTGGATGCTGCATTGTGTGCAATGGCTGCTATGGCTTACGATTTAGGATACGCAGAGGAAATAAGAGCTGATGATGGGATTATTTACCTGGTATCTAAAAGATTTCCTTTTGAACTAAAAAGAAAAAATTACTTTGAGTTCTACTTGAAAGGACCTAAATGA
- a CDS encoding PDZ domain-containing protein produces the protein MRFYINPRNKYIEVYGEGREGIIIFPTWVPGSYVIRDTERYVVEIDGIRIGKNRFFVKDKFRYLIQALSKDQREAISTSDYLFINPASVFPFQTIEEEYCVKINVRWPIHTTLKKVGDWFCADNYNEFADSPIQASPKLKLIEIDRNHKISTIDELDKPIVESLGKCTFEIDQNIFSDSSTNEYIFFFRRSDTDFGGIEHERSSSIVISWNYKDLIRLFIHEYFHRYNVKKIRPKDLKINYESETYTELLWVAEGLTEYIAVIVPLRTKVVKVDDTLNYIANTLAWLTFPGIRRMSLAESSYTTWIKYYRRDNNFLNVGISYYQLGLIVGLIMDLEMIDSGNSIYNFFRELYKIREYTYGNVRDIAEGLGVQNIDELVFSRNPPIFNRLSKFFKLSFVDKGFPYCGLMLDNKKVTFVEDDSPADKAGIIPGDEIVGINGISSSNLNLECKDKLELVINREGRLIEFTIIPDGNPGHNLVIKGNGEIFKKWSGGIEYGEGKSNIRII, from the coding sequence ATGAGATTTTATATAAATCCTAGGAACAAGTATATAGAGGTTTATGGAGAGGGAAGAGAGGGCATAATTATTTTTCCAACATGGGTTCCCGGTTCTTATGTTATTAGAGATACTGAGAGATATGTTGTAGAAATAGATGGGATTAGAATAGGGAAGAACAGATTCTTCGTTAAGGATAAGTTCAGATATTTAATTCAAGCTCTTAGTAAAGATCAAAGGGAAGCAATCTCAACGAGCGACTATTTATTTATAAATCCAGCATCAGTATTCCCATTTCAGACAATTGAAGAGGAGTACTGTGTTAAAATTAACGTTAGGTGGCCCATTCATACTACGCTAAAAAAAGTCGGAGATTGGTTTTGTGCTGATAATTACAATGAATTTGCGGACTCACCGATTCAAGCTTCACCTAAATTAAAGTTGATCGAAATTGATAGAAATCATAAAATTTCTACTATTGATGAGCTTGATAAACCCATAGTAGAATCTCTAGGTAAATGTACATTTGAAATAGATCAGAATATATTTTCCGATTCCTCAACAAATGAGTACATATTCTTTTTTAGAAGATCCGATACCGATTTCGGCGGAATAGAGCATGAGAGATCTTCCTCCATTGTAATCTCATGGAACTATAAAGATCTTATTCGTTTGTTTATTCATGAGTATTTCCATAGATATAATGTAAAGAAGATTAGACCAAAAGATTTAAAGATAAATTACGAAAGTGAGACTTATACTGAATTACTGTGGGTTGCAGAGGGTCTTACAGAATATATTGCAGTAATAGTCCCTTTGAGAACAAAAGTAGTAAAAGTTGACGATACCTTAAATTACATTGCTAATACACTAGCATGGCTTACCTTCCCCGGAATAAGGAGAATGAGCTTAGCAGAGTCTTCCTATACTACATGGATAAAGTATTATCGCCGTGATAATAATTTCTTAAATGTAGGTATTTCTTATTATCAGCTAGGTCTTATAGTTGGTCTTATAATGGATCTAGAGATGATTGACAGCGGTAACTCAATATATAATTTCTTTAGAGAATTATATAAGATAAGGGAATATACGTATGGAAACGTTAGAGATATAGCAGAGGGGTTAGGAGTTCAAAATATAGACGAATTGGTGTTTTCAAGAAATCCACCTATATTTAACAGATTGTCGAAATTTTTTAAACTGAGTTTCGTGGACAAAGGTTTTCCATACTGTGGTTTAATGCTAGATAATAAGAAGGTAACTTTTGTTGAAGATGACTCACCAGCAGATAAAGCAGGGATTATTCCGGGAGATGAAATAGTTGGGATAAACGGAATATCTTCTAGTAATTTAAATTTAGAATGTAAGGATAAACTGGAGTTAGTTATTAATCGAGAAGGGAGGCTTATAGAGTTTACGATTATACCAGATGGAAATCCCGGACACAATTTGGTTATAAAAGGAAATGGAGAGATCTTCAAGAAATGGTCTGGTGGTATAGAATATGGAGAAGGAAAGTCAAATATAAGAATTATCTAG
- a CDS encoding winged helix-turn-helix transcriptional regulator — protein sequence MDSIDKGILKILLKDARTPQRKIAIMLGISPPAVSYRMEKLFGDIIKRFTVYVNPNFLGRYHGYVAFNNLYDWDGDYIAKIECLEEINVYEIDSKSRVELDEKIRKMSEKLGEPRMIYIPNQMPYSPSKFDLKVVSILKEKPLIKPIELAEELGVSSKTIRRHLRYLYSKKFIRLIPIIDLNKAEISIFAVFTSKVEDGKNFFAKYAFTEIEDDKAGIFVNVVDSMDEARDLALKFKREYDKDAEIMITTKYEFL from the coding sequence ATGGACTCAATAGATAAGGGAATTTTGAAGATACTTCTAAAGGACGCTAGAACACCACAAAGAAAAATAGCAATCATGTTAGGCATATCTCCACCAGCAGTAAGCTACAGAATGGAAAAGTTATTTGGGGATATAATCAAAAGATTTACAGTTTATGTAAATCCGAATTTCCTAGGCAGATACCATGGCTACGTGGCCTTTAACAATTTATACGATTGGGATGGAGATTACATAGCTAAAATTGAGTGTTTAGAAGAAATTAACGTTTATGAAATCGATTCAAAGAGTAGAGTTGAACTTGATGAAAAAATACGAAAAATGAGCGAGAAGTTAGGAGAACCAAGAATGATTTATATACCAAATCAGATGCCTTATAGCCCATCTAAGTTCGACTTGAAAGTAGTGAGTATCCTCAAAGAGAAACCTCTAATAAAACCAATTGAGCTTGCCGAAGAATTGGGTGTATCGTCTAAAACGATCAGAAGGCATCTAAGATATTTATATAGCAAGAAATTCATCCGATTGATCCCTATTATAGATTTAAATAAGGCAGAAATATCTATATTTGCAGTATTTACATCTAAAGTAGAAGACGGGAAAAATTTCTTTGCTAAGTACGCTTTCACTGAAATAGAAGATGATAAAGCTGGAATATTTGTAAATGTGGTTGATAGTATGGATGAAGCTAGGGACTTAGCATTAAAGTTTAAGAGAGAATACGATAAGGACGCAGAAATAATGATAACAACAAAATATGAATTTTTATAA